Genomic segment of Ewingella sp. CoE-038-23:
GTGGTGATCCAGGTGTCCATTGATGCAGTGCCCATAGAGACAGGCTTGCCGGTACGGATTTCGTTGTAGACTTCGCTCGCGCCGTCAACACCCATGGTGATTTGCTTCGCGCGCGCGGCCATGTCTGGCGTTGGCGTCTGGCCGGTTAGCAAGACTTTGCCCTGATAGGCGGTCGCCACAATGCGAGCTTCATCTTTAAGCTGTTTATCTTTGCTAATGGCGTTAGACACGCGAGCTTCCAGCGTGCCGTCATCCACCTGAGTACCCACGGTACGTGGATCGGTGGTGGTTTTCGTTGCCACGCCCGCGACGCCAACAACGGCGGCCGCTACGCAGCCTTGTAATAGTAGGGCGCTTAACAATACTGCAAAGAGAGGACTCGCCTTCATTGGATCTCCTTAATCGTCCTGGTGAGGGAACAGCGTGTTATCAATCAGGTCACAGAGGCAGTTCACTGTGAGCATATGCATTTCCTGAATACGTGCGCTGCGATGGGACGGAATACGGATCTCAACATCGTGAGGCCCTAATAGACCGGCCAACTCACCGCCGTCATACCCTGTCAGTGCGACGATGGTCATGTCGCGGGTCACTGCTGCTTCAACCGCTTTGACAATATCACGGCTGTTACCGCGGGTGGAAATAGCCAGTAAAACGTCTCCAGCCTGCCCCAGCGCGCGAACCTGTTTGGCGTAGATTTCTTCATGCAGGCGATCGTTAGCGATAGCCGTCAGCACGATGTTATCCGCACATAGTGAGATTGCGGGTAAGCTTGGACGTTCAGTTTCAAAGCGATTAATCAGACTGGCTGAAAAATGCTGGGCATTCGCGGCGGAAGTACCATTACCGCAGCACAGTATCTTGTTACCGTTTAGCAGTGATTGCACCAGCGTCATTGCTGCGCGGGAAATCGCATCGGGCAGGGCTTCTGCGGCGGCAATCTGGGTTTGAATACTTTCAGTAAAGCAGGCTTTGATTCTATCCAGCACGTGATTTAGTCCAGTCAGTAAAATGTCGGCTGCGCTATGGCAGGCGTCAGTCTCAAAACAATCTTAATCCGCATTGAATGCATCACGCAGCCATTCTATCTGGCTACCCGTGATGGCTAAAACATCAAAACGGCAAGATGATGTGTCAAAGCTCGCATTTCTTCGTGCAAGCCAAAAAGAGGCGGCTTGTAATAAACGCCGCTGTTTTTGATGCGTCACGCTGGCCGCGGCTCCACCAAATAAGGCGTTGCGACGGTAGCGCACCTCAACAAACACGATGGTTTGCTGGTCGCGCATGATCAGGTCAATCTCACCCTGTCGGCAAGCCACGTTGGCCTCGACGAAAATTAACCCGGCTTTTTCGAGATAACGCCGGGCGAAGACTTCATAGTCTGCGCCACGTTCGCGCGTTGTCGCGTTTTTTCCTAACATCTATACATCCTTGTACTTAAAAAACGGGGTAAATCCGATACCCCGTTCACGCTTTCAGCTTTGTCTTAAACCTATGATTTAAGAAGAAACCGGCACCAGCGCGCCTTTACTGTACTGCAACCACGGCATTTTGCGATGGATCACGCAGTTTTGGTTCGCACTCAGCTGGCCGGTTTTGCCACTAATCTGGAAGCCTGGGATCTGGCGCATTTGTGAGAAGTGGTTTGCCAAGTCCCATGCGTCGATACCCATTGCGTAGAGGCGCACCAGCGAGTAGTCATTTTTGAACTGACCCGTAGCTTGCTGCATCAACGCCGGGTTGGTGCCCGCCAGCAGAGGAATATCGCTGAACTGCACGCCTTCCATCTCCAGACGGTAATCCGGGCCTGCGCCTGCCTGATAGCTGCGCGAACTGGCGTAGACAGCTGGCTTATTGCGGCCGCTGACAGCCAAATCAATCATCGGCTTAATCAGCGTCAGCTCGTCCTGCGTCGCCACGATATACACCGAATCTACATTACCCGATGCGCCGCCGCCGGTGGCCTGAGTGATCTGGTCATCGGTTGGTGGTGCCGGGATGGTGATGCCGCCAATGGTCACGCCCTGCGGCGCGGTCGCCGCCGCTTGCGCGCTGCTCGACACCGGCGTGCCGGTCAGACGAATGCCGCTGCGGATGGTGGATTTCAGTTCTGCATAAGAGCCAAGGCCCTGTTTCAGCACCGTTTGTCCACCCTGTTTCTGCCACTCATCGGCAAAAGCCTGAGCGATACGGTCGCCGAAGTTACCACGCGGCACCAACAGCAGCGGAGCCTGACGATGCTGTTGCCACATGTGGCGCGCGGCATCCTGAGCTTCGTCTTCCGGAGAGAGCGCAAAGTAACAGATATTCGGGCTGCTTTTCTCAGTTTCTGGCTGATTCAGCGCTAAAACGTTTAATG
This window contains:
- the dolP gene encoding division/outer membrane stress-associated lipid-binding lipoprotein — its product is MKASPLFAVLLSALLLQGCVAAAVVGVAGVATKTTTDPRTVGTQVDDGTLEARVSNAISKDKQLKDEARIVATAYQGKVLLTGQTPTPDMAARAKQITMGVDGASEVYNEIRTGKPVSMGTASMDTWITTKVRSQILTSDSVKSSNVKVTTENGEVFLLGLVTQEEGKSAASIAAGVSGVKHVTTAFTYVK
- the diaA gene encoding DnaA initiator-associating protein DiaA; translated protein: MLDRIKACFTESIQTQIAAAEALPDAISRAAMTLVQSLLNGNKILCCGNGTSAANAQHFSASLINRFETERPSLPAISLCADNIVLTAIANDRLHEEIYAKQVRALGQAGDVLLAISTRGNSRDIVKAVEAAVTRDMTIVALTGYDGGELAGLLGPHDVEIRIPSHRSARIQEMHMLTVNCLCDLIDNTLFPHQDD
- a CDS encoding YraN family protein, with the protein product MLGKNATTRERGADYEVFARRYLEKAGLIFVEANVACRQGEIDLIMRDQQTIVFVEVRYRRNALFGGAAASVTHQKQRRLLQAASFWLARRNASFDTSSCRFDVLAITGSQIEWLRDAFNAD